The Elusimicrobiota bacterium sequence GTGGCTGTTGCGGGCGCAGCGGCTCCCGCCGCCGGCGGCGCCGCTCCCGCGGCCGAAGAGAAGACCGCCTTTGCGGTGGTCCTCCAAGGGGCGGGGCAGCAAAAAATCAACGTGATTAAAGTGGTGCGCGAGTTGACCGGTCTGGGGCTGAAAGAAGCCAAGGATTTGGTTGAAGCCGCTCCCAAGACGGTGAAGGACGGGCTTTCGAAGGACGCCGCGGAAGAAATGAAGAAAAAGCTGGCGGACGTGGGTGCGACGGTCGAAGTGAAATAGAATTTGATTTGCGATAACCGTTTCTTGATGATTCCATCGAGAACCAAATCCCAAAATCAAAATTGGTGAACTAATGAAAAAAACAAGCTTCGCTCGTATTCGTCCGACCATCGAACTGCCGCCGCTCCTGGAGATGCAGACGCGGTCCTATGAAGAATTTCTTCAAAAGGACGTGCCGCCCTCCGAGCGCAAAATCCAGGGCCTCCAGGCGGCCTTCATGGACGTGTTCCCCATCACGAGTACCGACGAAGTTCTCTCGCTGGAGTTCATGCACTACGCCCAAGGCCAACCGCGATACACGGTGAACGAGGCCTTGGCGAAAGACGCCACGTATTCCGCGCAACTGCGCGCGTGGCTTCGCTTGGTGCAAAAACAGCCGGGCGGGAAACCCAAAGTCCTCACCGAACAAGAAGTCTATTTCTGCGACCTGCCCCTCATGACCACGCCCGCCACCTTCATCATCAACGGCGTCGAGCGCGTGGTCGTCAGCCAGTTGCACCGATCCCCCGGAGTCATTTTCGAAGAAGACGAAGAGAAAAAAATCTCTTCCTATGGAAAGAAGCTTTTCTTCGCGCGGCTCATTCCTTACCGCGGCGCCTGGGTGGAATTTGAGTTTGATTTAAACAACGCCATCTTTGTCCGTATCGACAAAAAACGGAAACTTCCGGCCACGACGATTCTCCGCGCCATGGGAATCGAAACGGACGCGGAAATTCTCTCTCTCTTTTACGAAACCGAAACCCTGGCCCTGGGCGATCTCCAACCGGAAGAAGTGGTGGGAAAGATCGTGGCGAAAGATTGCGTCGACACCACTACCGGCGAAGTGGTCATGGAGGCCAACAAAGAAATCACGCGCGAGGCGTTTCTTCGCCTCCAGGACCGCAAGGTTCGCTCCATTGACGTGTTGAAAACAGACCCTCAAGTCAACGACGTGGCCATTCGCAACACGCTTTTGAAAGACAACATTAAAACGCGCAAAGAGGCCATCCAAGCCATTTACCGTGTGGTGCGCGCCCAAGAGTTCATCGTGCCTGAACAGGCCGAGAGCTACTTGGAAAACATGCTTTTTAAGTCGATCCGAAAATATGATCTCACCAAGGTGGGCCGTTTCAAGATCAACCGCAAGCTGATGCCCTTCCTGGAAGCGTTGGCGGAACGAAAAGACATTAAGTTCGAAGTTCCCAACGACCGCCGCCGAACGTTAGCCCGGGAAGACGTGATCGCGACGCTTCAATATCTCATCCTCTTGAACAACGAAGCCTCGACCCATACGTTTGGCAAAACCACGGTCAAGGTTGAAATCGACGACATCGATCATCTCGGCAACCGCCGGATTCGGTCGGTGGGCGAACTTTTAGAAAATCAAATCCGCGCCTCCCTGGCGCAGATGGCGCGTTTGGTGCGCGAGCGCATGAACGTCCAAGAGAACAACTTGCTCACGCCTCGAACCCTCGTCAACGCTTCGGCGGTGGTGGCGGCCGTGCGGCGGTTCTTTGGTTCCTCCCAGCTTTCGCAGTTCATGGACCAAACCAACCCGCTGGCCGAGATGACCCACAAACGGCGCCTGTCGGCGCTGGGCCCCGGCGGCTTAAACCGGAAGCGCGCGGGTTTCGAAGTGCGCGACGTCCATCACACCCATTATGGTCGGCTGTGCCCCATCGAAACGCCGGAAGGCCCGAACATCGGTTTGATCACGTCCCTGGCCTGCTATGCCCAAATCAACCAATACGGTTTGATCGAGACCCCTTATCGGAAAGTCGTCAAGGGTCACGTGACCAACGAGATCGATTATTTGACGGCGGACAAGGAAGACAATTTCGTCATCGCCCAGGCCAACTCTCCCGTGGACAAGAACAACCGCTTTACGGGCGACGTCATCGCCTGCCGGCATAAGGGCGATTTCCCCCAGAAGACGGCGGACGAAATTGATTACATGGATATTTCCCCCGTTCAAGTAGTCTCGACCTCCGCCGCGCTGATCCCCTTTCTGGAACACGACGACGCGAACCGAGCGTTGATGGGATCGAACATGCAACGCCAGGCCGTGCCTCTCTTGTTCCCCACCCGCCCGTTGGTGGGCACGGGGATCGAAGACCGTGTGGCGAGAGACTCCGGCGCGGTGGAAATCGCCCGGCGAGGCGGCGTGGTGCTCTCTTCTTCCAGCGACCATGTGGCCGTCTGGTCGGAAGGGGGCAAAGGCGGCGTGGATCTTTACCCGCTCCGCAAACACGCCCGCTCCAACCAAGATACATGCCTCAACCAGTTGCCCTGCGTGAAACAATTCGACAAAGTGAAGAAAGGCGACGTGCTGGCCGATGGTCCAGGCACCCAAGACGGGGAACTCGCGCTGGGCCGGAACCTGCTGGTGGCCTTCATGCCTTGGGAGGGATACAACTTCGAAGACGCGATCCTCCTGTCCGAGCGCTTGGTGCGGGACGACGTGTTCACCTCCATCCATATTTCAGAATTCCAAGTGGAAGCCCGAGATACCAAGATGGGTGCCGAAGAAATCACCAAGGATATCCCGAACGTCGGAGCCGAATCCCTGGCCAACCTCGACGAAACGGGGATCATTCGCGTCGGTGCGGACGTAGGCCCCGGCGACATTTTGGTGGGCAAAGTGGCTCCCAAAGGGGACCAACAAACCACCCCGGAAGAACGGCTCCTCAAGGTCATCTTCGGGAAAAAGGCCGAAGACGTGATGGACGCGTCTCTTCGTGTGCCGCCCGGCGTCACCGGAAAGATCCTCTCCACGAAAATTTTCATCCGCAAAGAAAAGATGGCGAAAAAGGATGAGAACAAGAAAATGAAGGAAATCGATCTTGAGATGGAAGCCAAGATCGAAAGCATCCGCGCCGACCGGAAATCCCAAATCGTCGACGTCCAAGAACGGCAAGACGCCGGTTCGCTCTCCAAAGGCGAAGCCGCGGAAATGAAGAAAATGTTCGAAGATTTGGCGGAACGATTAATCGACGAGGCGAAAAGCCGCGCCGCGCGGGACAAAGAGAATTTCAAAATGGGCGACGAGTTGCCGGTCACCGTCAACCGCGTCGTTAAAGTTTACATCGCTTCCAAGCGGAAAACCCAGGTCGGCGATAAGCTGGCCGGCCGGCACGGAAACAAAGGTGTGGTGGCCAAAATTCTTCCGCCGGAAGACATGCCCTATATGCCGGACGGAACCCCCATCGACGTGGTGTTGTCGCCTCTCGGCGTGCCGTCCCGTATGAACGTGGGTCAACTGCTCGAGACGACGTTGGGCTGGGCCGCGAATATTCTGGGGGTGGAAACCGTCACTCCGGTGTTCGACGGCGCCAAGGAAGAGCAGGTTCGGGAATTGATGCGTGAAGCCAAAAAGAAGTTGCTGGAAAAGGGTTGGCGGGAAGAATGGTTGCCGACGGACGACGGGCGCATCGCGCTTCGGGACGGGCGAACGGGCGAACTGTTTGCCAACAAAGTCACGGTGGGCTACATGTATGTCCTCAAGCTCGCGCACTTGGTGGAAGACAAGATTCACGCCCGATCGACCGGCCCCTACTCGCTCATCACGCGCCAACCCCTGGGCGGAAAGGCTCAGTTCGGCGGGCAGCGTTTTGGTGAAATGGAAGTGTGGGCCGTGGAAGGATACGGCGCCAGCCACACCCTCCAGGAATTTTTGACCGTCAAATCCGACGATGTGCAGGGTCGGACGAAGATGTATGAAGCCATCATCCGGGGCGACGTCGCGACCGAGCCCGGGGTGCCCGAAAGTTTCCGGGTCTTGGTGCGGGAACTTCAGTCCTTGGGGTTGAATGTGGAGCTCACGAAAGCGGACAGCGCCCCGGCGGTTGAAGGCGCAACGAAACCTACGGCTAAAGAAGCCGTGGCGAAGGAGTAACCGGTGACGACCCTTTTTGCGGAACGAAAAAAAGAAGTGAAGAAAAAAGCCCCTGGGAACGTGAGTTTCGCGGGGTTTGACGCGGTGCGGGTCACCATTGCCTCGCCCGAGCAAATTTCTTCCTGGAGTTTCGGCGAGGTCCGCAAGCCCGAAACCATCAATTACCGAACCTTCAAACCCGAGCGCGACGGCCTGTTTTGCGAACGGATTTTCGGCCCGGTTCGGGATTGGGAGTGCAATTGCGGAAAATATAAGTTCATCAAGTACAAGGGCGTGGTCTGCGACCGTTGCGGCGTTGAGGTCACCGAGTCCAAGGTCCGCCGCGAGAGAATGGGGCATATCGAGCTGGCGGTCCCCGTCGCCCATATTTGGTTCCTGCGGAAGTCTCCGTCTCGCATGGGGACCCTGCTCAATTTGAAACTCTCGGACATCGAGAAAGTGGTTTACTACGCCCGTCACATTGTTTTGGCCGAATGGAAAGACAATGACGGCAAGGTGAAATTCAAAGCCCGCCAGCTTTTGACGGACGAGGAACACCACAAGGCCAAGGAAGAAACGAAAGGCAAGGTGTCCGTTGGAATCGGAGCCGGCGCCATTCGCCAGCTGTTGGAAGAGATCGACGTGAAGAAAGAGGCTTTGGAAGCCCGCGTTCAGTTGAAGACCGCGGCCTCGGAAGCCGAAAAAACGCGCCTCATCAAACGCCTGAGGGTGCTGGAAGGGTTCGTTCGGTCCGGCACTCGGCCGGAGAACATGGTGATGACGGTTCTCCCGGTGATTCCGCCGGACCTCCGTCCCCTGGTGCCCCTGGAGGGCGGACGGTTCGCCACCTCGGACTTAAACGATTTGTATCGCCGCATCATCAACCGGAACAATCGGTTGAAACACATCGAGGGCCTGCGCGCCCCCGAGGTGATGGTCCATAACGAAAAACGGCTTTTGCAGGAAGCGGTGGACGCGCTGTTGGAAAACGGCGTGCACGGCAAAGTGGTGGTGGGCGCCGGAAACCGTCCCCTCAAATCCCTCTCCGACATTCTGAAAGGAAAACAGGGTCGGTTCCGCCAGAACCTGCTGGGCAAACGCGTGGATTATTCGGGCCGGTCCGTCATCGTCGTGGGTCCGAACCTCAAACTTCACCAGTGCGGACTGCCGAAAGAAATGGCGCTGGAACTCTTTAAGCCCTTCATCATCCATGAACTGATGAAGCGGGAATCC is a genomic window containing:
- the rplL gene encoding 50S ribosomal protein L7/L12 encodes the protein MAKCTADDVMESIDTWTILDVHKLVKGLEEKYGISAASVAVAGAAAPAAGGAAPAAEEKTAFAVVLQGAGQQKINVIKVVRELTGLGLKEAKDLVEAAPKTVKDGLSKDAAEEMKKKLADVGATVEVK
- the rpoB gene encoding DNA-directed RNA polymerase subunit beta, whose product is MKKTSFARIRPTIELPPLLEMQTRSYEEFLQKDVPPSERKIQGLQAAFMDVFPITSTDEVLSLEFMHYAQGQPRYTVNEALAKDATYSAQLRAWLRLVQKQPGGKPKVLTEQEVYFCDLPLMTTPATFIINGVERVVVSQLHRSPGVIFEEDEEKKISSYGKKLFFARLIPYRGAWVEFEFDLNNAIFVRIDKKRKLPATTILRAMGIETDAEILSLFYETETLALGDLQPEEVVGKIVAKDCVDTTTGEVVMEANKEITREAFLRLQDRKVRSIDVLKTDPQVNDVAIRNTLLKDNIKTRKEAIQAIYRVVRAQEFIVPEQAESYLENMLFKSIRKYDLTKVGRFKINRKLMPFLEALAERKDIKFEVPNDRRRTLAREDVIATLQYLILLNNEASTHTFGKTTVKVEIDDIDHLGNRRIRSVGELLENQIRASLAQMARLVRERMNVQENNLLTPRTLVNASAVVAAVRRFFGSSQLSQFMDQTNPLAEMTHKRRLSALGPGGLNRKRAGFEVRDVHHTHYGRLCPIETPEGPNIGLITSLACYAQINQYGLIETPYRKVVKGHVTNEIDYLTADKEDNFVIAQANSPVDKNNRFTGDVIACRHKGDFPQKTADEIDYMDISPVQVVSTSAALIPFLEHDDANRALMGSNMQRQAVPLLFPTRPLVGTGIEDRVARDSGAVEIARRGGVVLSSSSDHVAVWSEGGKGGVDLYPLRKHARSNQDTCLNQLPCVKQFDKVKKGDVLADGPGTQDGELALGRNLLVAFMPWEGYNFEDAILLSERLVRDDVFTSIHISEFQVEARDTKMGAEEITKDIPNVGAESLANLDETGIIRVGADVGPGDILVGKVAPKGDQQTTPEERLLKVIFGKKAEDVMDASLRVPPGVTGKILSTKIFIRKEKMAKKDENKKMKEIDLEMEAKIESIRADRKSQIVDVQERQDAGSLSKGEAAEMKKMFEDLAERLIDEAKSRAARDKENFKMGDELPVTVNRVVKVYIASKRKTQVGDKLAGRHGNKGVVAKILPPEDMPYMPDGTPIDVVLSPLGVPSRMNVGQLLETTLGWAANILGVETVTPVFDGAKEEQVRELMREAKKKLLEKGWREEWLPTDDGRIALRDGRTGELFANKVTVGYMYVLKLAHLVEDKIHARSTGPYSLITRQPLGGKAQFGGQRFGEMEVWAVEGYGASHTLQEFLTVKSDDVQGRTKMYEAIIRGDVATEPGVPESFRVLVRELQSLGLNVELTKADSAPAVEGATKPTAKEAVAKE